In Lacinutrix sp. Bg11-31, the DNA window CATGACTAATGCTAAAATCCCTGAACCTATTATAACCGCCAAATACCTAATGGGATAACCACCTAAAAACACTAAAATTACAACCATTAAAAAAATCAATGCTGTAGTTGAAAAATTAGAAGGCAAAATTAAGGCTAAAACTAGAAATACAGGAATCCAAAGCGGTAAAACTGACTCTTTAAAAGAAACTTCTTCATCTTTTGTTTTCGACATATACCTTGCCACATAAACCATTAATACTACTGATGCCAACGTTGATGTTTGAAAAGACATATTTACAAACGGAATACGAATCCATCGACTAGCATTTGCACCTTCAATTGTTGTGCCCTGAAGTATTGTAACCACTAATAGCACCAATACAATTGGTATCATGACCATAGACAAACCACGGAAATAACGATATGGAACTTTATGCACACCATACATAATCGAAAATCCTAAAAACAAATGCATAAAGTGTTTTATAAAGTATGAAAACGTATTAGAGTTTCCACCAATATTTACCAAATTACTAGCAGCACTATACACAGGAAGGAATGAGAAAATAGCCAGTAAAGCAGCTATTGCCCAGATTAATCGATCTCCTTTTATGTTTTTAAATACTTGTTGCACTTTTTGGTTTTAAATATTTCGTTATTGCGAGCCTATTTTTGGCGTGACAATATGCTTCTTTATTTTTTTATTTAGCTATTCCTTCAAATCAAGAGATTCCCACGTCGCGAAAAGCTCCTCGGAATGACATAATTTATTACAAATTTCTTACTGCTTCTTTAAATTGCCTTCCTCTATCTTCATAGTTTTCGAACAAATCGAAACTTGCACAAGCTGGAGACAGCAACACATTATCACCTGCTTCAGCAACTTTATAAGCAATCTTTACAGCTTCACTCATAAATTGAGTTTCAACAATAATATCAACCATATTCCCAAAGCTCTCTATTAGCTTTTCATTGTCTATGCCTAAACAAATAATAGCCTTCACTTTTTCGTTTATAAATGGAAACAATCCTGTATAATCATTTCCTTTATCTACTCCACCAACAATCCAAACTGTTGGCGAATCCATGCTTTCTAATGCGTAATAAGTCGCATTTACATTCGTAGCCTTAGAATCGTTTATATATTGCACTTTGTTAATTTTAAGCACTTGCTCTAAACGATGCTCTACACCATGAAAATTCTCTAAACTTTCACGAATGGTTTGCTTTCTAATTTTTAGCAAATGCGCTACAGTTGATGCAGCCATTGCATTTTTAACATTGTGTTTCCCCTCTAAAGCTAGATTTTTTGTTGGCATAATTATTTGATTATTATCTATTGTTATTTTTATATTTTCCTTGTCTAAATACGCACCATTTTCGATTTTTTTCACTAATGAAAATGGCAATAATGTTGATTGAATAGTATTCTCACTTAACCAGTTATTTATCACCTCGTCGTCTGCATCATAAATCAAATAATCATCCTTTGTTTGATTTAAAGCAATTCTGAATTTTGAATCGATATAGTTTTCAAATTTATAATCATATCGATCTAAATGATCTGGTGTAATATTGGTAAGCACAGCAATGTTTGGCTTAAACTCGACAATACCATCTAATTGAAAACTGCTAATTTCTAGCACATAATTTTCAAAATCATCTTCTAAAACCTGCTTCGCAAAACTATCTCCAATATTCCCTGCTAATCCAACATTTAATTCTTGTTTTAGAATATGATATGCTAGCGACGCTGTTGTTGTTTTTCCATTACTTCCAGTAATACCAACTAGTGTTGCATTGGTATATTTGGCAGCAAATTCAATTTCAGAAATGACTGGAATATTATTACTGATAAGCTTTTGAATTAACGCCACCTTATCAGGAATCCCAGGGCTTTTCATTACAACATTTGCATTTAGAATTTTAGATTCTGTGTGCTGTTGCTCTTCCCATTCAATCTCATTATGTATAAGAACTTCTTTGTACTTTTCTTTTATTATTCCTTTATCTGAAACAAATACTGCATAACCTTTTGCTTTCGCCAAAAGCGCAGTTCCCACTCCACTTTCTCCTGCTCCTAATATGACTAGTCTTTGTTTTTTCAATTTCCTTTTTTGTCATTCCTGCGAAGGCAGGAATCTATTTACTTTATTCATTTATTTGTGGATTCCTGGCTTCGCAGGAATAACAACCTTTTACCTCAACTTAAGTGTAACTATTGTTAGAATTGCCAGAAAAATACCGACAATCCAAAATCGTGTTACTATTTTACTTTCGTGATAGCCTCCTTTTTGATAATGATGATGCAAAGGCGACATTTTAAAAATGCGTCGTCCTTTACCATATTTTTTCTTTGTGTATTTAAACCAACTCACTTGCAGAATTACCGAAAGTGATTCAGCAAAAAAGATTCCACATAATAACGGAATTAACAACTCTTTTCTAACAGCTATTGCAATTACCGCAATAATTCCTCCAATAGTTAAACTTCCTGTATCACCCATAAATACCTGAGCTGGATACGTATTATACCATAGAAAACCTATTAACGCTCCAGCAAAAGCTGCAATAAACACCACAAGCTCTCCTAATCGCGGAATAAACATGACGTTTAAATAATCGGAAAAAATAATATTCCCAGAAACAAAAGCAAAAATAGCTAGCGCAAAAACAATTATAACAGAAGTTCCTGCAGCCAAACCATCGATACCATCTGTTAAATTAGCTCCATTTGATACTGCTGCTACAATAAAAATTACAATTGGAATAAATACTAACCATGCATATTTCTTATAATCATCACCCAACCAACTTATTAATTTTGAGTACTCGAACTCATTATCTTTTACAAAAGGAACTGTTGTTTTTGTCGATTTTACTTCTGGTCTAATTTGTTGTGTTTCACCATCTACAACCTGTACTACTTCTATATTATCTACCAAACCAACATCCTCCTTAATAGTAACTCCTGGATGAAAATACATAATAGCACCTACAAAAATCCCTAAACCAACTTGACCTAAAATTTTAAATTTTCCGCTTAAACCTGCTTTATCTTTTTTAAATACTTTTATATA includes these proteins:
- a CDS encoding FtsW/RodA/SpoVE family cell cycle protein, translating into MQQVFKNIKGDRLIWAIAALLAIFSFLPVYSAASNLVNIGGNSNTFSYFIKHFMHLFLGFSIMYGVHKVPYRYFRGLSMVMIPIVLVLLVVTILQGTTIEGANASRWIRIPFVNMSFQTSTLASVVLMVYVARYMSKTKDEEVSFKESVLPLWIPVFLVLALILPSNFSTTALIFLMVVILVFLGGYPIRYLAVIIGSGILALVMFILVAKAFPDAMPNRVDTWMNRIENFSGEGDSDGDYQIEKAKIAIASGEFWGVGPGKSTQKNFLPQSSSDFIFAIIIEEYGLVGGLLLLVLYMWLLFRIVIVAQKSDTIFGKLLVLGVGIPIVFQAMINMAVAVELFPVTGQTLPLISSGGTSIWMTCLAIGIILSVSAKREEIKGKENEEGVEQNPLEILSEAI
- the murD gene encoding UDP-N-acetylmuramoyl-L-alanine--D-glutamate ligase, with translation MKKQRLVILGAGESGVGTALLAKAKGYAVFVSDKGIIKEKYKEVLIHNEIEWEEQQHTESKILNANVVMKSPGIPDKVALIQKLISNNIPVISEIEFAAKYTNATLVGITGSNGKTTTASLAYHILKQELNVGLAGNIGDSFAKQVLEDDFENYVLEISSFQLDGIVEFKPNIAVLTNITPDHLDRYDYKFENYIDSKFRIALNQTKDDYLIYDADDEVINNWLSENTIQSTLLPFSLVKKIENGAYLDKENIKITIDNNQIIMPTKNLALEGKHNVKNAMAASTVAHLLKIRKQTIRESLENFHGVEHRLEQVLKINKVQYINDSKATNVNATYYALESMDSPTVWIVGGVDKGNDYTGLFPFINEKVKAIICLGIDNEKLIESFGNMVDIIVETQFMSEAVKIAYKVAEAGDNVLLSPACASFDLFENYEDRGRQFKEAVRNL
- the mraY gene encoding phospho-N-acetylmuramoyl-pentapeptide-transferase, which translates into the protein MLYYLFEYLEKQFQLTGASVFQFITFRAALAIILSLLFSTIFGKKIIRILQKMQVGESVRDLGLDGQMEKAGTPTMGGIIIILATLIPVLLLAKLDNIYVIMLIVTTLWMGLVGFTDDYIKVFKKDKAGLSGKFKILGQVGLGIFVGAIMYFHPGVTIKEDVGLVDNIEVVQVVDGETQQIRPEVKSTKTTVPFVKDNEFEYSKLISWLGDDYKKYAWLVFIPIVIFIVAAVSNGANLTDGIDGLAAGTSVIIVFALAIFAFVSGNIIFSDYLNVMFIPRLGELVVFIAAFAGALIGFLWYNTYPAQVFMGDTGSLTIGGIIAVIAIAVRKELLIPLLCGIFFAESLSVILQVSWFKYTKKKYGKGRRIFKMSPLHHHYQKGGYHESKIVTRFWIVGIFLAILTIVTLKLR